From a single Nostoc edaphicum CCNP1411 genomic region:
- a CDS encoding dipeptide epimerase: MQINVNLFTVNKRFPLTISRGTTAQTTNVWVRISSDGIEGWGEASPFGVGNHRQSTDAIKEALEQVVPLLQAFSPLQRQQIEQVLTQNQVPSAAKAALDMAMHDWLGKRVGLPLWQIWGLDRNQIVPTSVTIGINSPEGAIARARDWLQFTDVRLFKVKLGSPDGIDADKKMLLAVREEAPEIELFVDANGGWSLEDAIAMCNWLADLGIKYVEQPLPRGQEPSLAKLKEHSPLPIFVDESCFTSTDIPYLANYVDGINIKLMKSGGLTEAMRMVHTARAYRLQVMFGCYSDSSLANTAALQLAPLADYLDLDSHLNLIDDPFTGALIKEGRVLPNDLPGLGVQHSASTT; the protein is encoded by the coding sequence ATGCAAATAAATGTAAATTTATTTACAGTCAACAAAAGATTTCCGTTGACCATTAGTCGAGGTACAACGGCACAAACAACTAATGTATGGGTGAGAATCTCATCCGATGGAATCGAAGGCTGGGGGGAAGCATCACCATTTGGCGTGGGTAATCATCGGCAATCAACTGATGCAATCAAAGAGGCTTTAGAACAAGTTGTGCCACTTTTACAAGCATTCAGCCCCTTACAGCGGCAGCAAATTGAACAAGTTTTAACACAAAACCAAGTTCCTTCTGCGGCAAAAGCTGCCTTGGATATGGCAATGCACGACTGGTTGGGTAAGCGTGTAGGATTACCTTTGTGGCAAATTTGGGGACTCGATCGCAATCAAATAGTCCCGACTTCTGTCACAATTGGGATTAATTCGCCTGAAGGTGCGATCGCAAGAGCGCGAGACTGGCTACAATTTACCGATGTCCGTCTTTTCAAGGTGAAGCTAGGTAGTCCTGATGGCATAGATGCAGATAAAAAAATGCTATTGGCGGTGCGAGAAGAAGCGCCTGAAATAGAATTATTTGTTGATGCCAACGGGGGTTGGAGTTTAGAAGATGCGATCGCAATGTGCAATTGGCTGGCAGATTTAGGTATAAAGTATGTAGAGCAGCCATTGCCACGGGGGCAGGAACCAAGTTTAGCAAAACTCAAAGAACATTCTCCCCTCCCCATCTTTGTCGATGAAAGTTGTTTTACCAGCACCGATATTCCCTATTTGGCAAATTACGTGGATGGTATTAATATCAAACTGATGAAATCAGGGGGACTAACAGAGGCAATGCGAATGGTACATACAGCACGAGCATATCGGTTGCAAGTAATGTTTGGTTGCTATTCTGACAGTTCGCTAGCTAATACAGCAGCATTACAGCTAGCGCCACTAGCTGATTATTTAGATTTAGATAGTCACCTGAATTTAATTGATGACCCTTTTACGGGTGCATTGATAAAAGAAGGAAGAGTTTTGCCAAACGATTTACCAGGTTTGGGAGTACAACACAGTGCGTCTACCACTTAA
- a CDS encoding DUF1611 domain-containing protein translates to MRLPLNQRVAILLHEGTIGTHGKTGLAILRYSESPIVAVIDRDCAGKSLPELTGIKRDVPIVASVAAALEYKPEVLVIGIAPGGGAVPDDYWLEIKDALEAGMSLVNGLHTPMASIPELNALLKPGQLIWDVRKEPSNISVASGMARTLPCRRVLTVGTDMAIGKMSTSLELHWASKLRGWRSKFLATGQTGVMLEGDGVALDAVRVDFAAGAVEQIVMRYGKNYDILHIEGQGSLLHPGSTATLPLIRGSQPTQLVLGHRAGQVHVRNHPHVIIPPLPEVIRLYETVASAGGAFGSVPVVGIALNTAHLDEAAAQESIAQTIAETGLPCTDVVRFDANILLDAVMKN, encoded by the coding sequence GTGCGTCTACCACTTAATCAACGAGTAGCTATTTTACTTCATGAGGGAACTATTGGGACTCACGGCAAAACAGGGCTAGCGATTTTACGTTACAGTGAATCCCCAATCGTAGCCGTAATTGATCGCGATTGTGCTGGCAAATCCCTACCAGAATTAACAGGTATCAAGCGTGATGTGCCAATTGTGGCATCTGTAGCCGCAGCCCTAGAGTACAAGCCAGAAGTCTTGGTAATTGGCATTGCCCCAGGTGGTGGTGCTGTACCAGATGATTATTGGCTGGAAATTAAAGACGCTTTAGAAGCGGGGATGTCGCTGGTGAACGGTTTACATACACCAATGGCAAGCATCCCAGAATTAAATGCACTGCTCAAACCAGGGCAACTAATTTGGGATGTGCGGAAAGAGCCATCTAATATCAGTGTTGCGAGTGGAATGGCACGCACTCTCCCTTGTCGCCGGGTGTTGACAGTGGGAACCGATATGGCCATTGGTAAAATGTCAACTAGCCTAGAGTTACATTGGGCGTCAAAACTGCGGGGCTGGCGTTCTAAGTTCCTCGCCACAGGGCAAACTGGGGTGATGTTAGAAGGAGACGGCGTAGCTTTAGATGCCGTGCGGGTAGACTTTGCCGCCGGTGCTGTGGAACAGATAGTCATGCGCTATGGCAAAAACTACGACATTTTGCATATTGAAGGACAAGGTTCACTGCTACACCCTGGTTCAACGGCAACCCTACCCCTAATTCGTGGTTCGCAACCAACCCAACTGGTGTTAGGACATCGCGCGGGACAAGTTCATGTACGTAATCATCCCCATGTAATAATTCCACCCTTACCAGAGGTGATTCGGCTTTATGAAACTGTTGCTAGTGCCGGTGGTGCTTTTGGAAGTGTTCCTGTAGTGGGTATAGCGCTGAACACAGCCCATTTAGATGAAGCTGCGGCACAGGAAAGCATCGCTCAAACAATAGCAGAAACGGGGCTACCTTGCACCGATGTAGTCCGCTTTGATGCCAATATTCTTTTGGATGCAGTGATGAAGAATTAG